GGCAGTTGCCCCGCTTGCCGAACCGACCACGAGTGGCGGTTATCGCGGCGGCCAGGACCGCCGCGGTCGTGGAAGCGATTGCTGCGGCCGAGACCGAGTATCCGACGGGCCAATTCCTGGTGGCTGCATCACCGTCGACGGCAGCACAGTTGGCATGGATAGAGAATGAAGGTGTTCGCCTGGTTGACTATCGGCAGTCAGGGACCGTGGGGTTATTACGCGCCGTGCAAGCCACGCGTCCGCACCTGGTGATAGTCGCTACCGATGAAACCTCCGGCCGCTATTCGAAGGCGAAGTTGCTGGCTATGCTATCGGGGAGCCGACGGCTGGCGGTGTATGACGGCGTCACACGCAAGCACTTGCGGTTCGCTCCCGAACTCTGTAGGGACATCGCAACCCGGCTGCACTTGCCCCAGCGTTCGTCCCCGTCCCAAGGACACCTATCGCAGCCCACCCGCGGTGAGGCCTCCCTACTCGACCGGCCTACGGAACGGATGTTTCCAGAAGTCGCGCCCGAGATGGGGCGGCTCCTACACGTCGCCCGTTACCGCTTCGCGGCTCGGTTCATTGATTCCGGGGATCGCGTGCTGGACTGTGCGTGCGGTACCGGGTATGGCTCGGCCCTTCTGGCACAGGCGGGTGCCTGCGTGACCGGGGTTGACCGCTCTCACACCGCTGTGCGCTATGCAACCTACCGACACGGCGACACGGGAGTGACTTTTACGGTGGCGGACGCGACCAAGTTGCCGTACCCGGACGACTTTTTCGACGTGGTAGTGTCTTTCGAGACCATTGAGCACATCCCCGACGACCAGGCCTTTCTGGCCGAAATGTCGCGTGTATTGAAGCCGCACGGCCTGCTGATCGTCTCTACGCCGTGGCAGCCCTGGTCGGGTGAGATTTGGCCTTATCACGTGCGGGAATACACTCGGCCAGAGTATGAGTCGGTGCTGGGCGAGCGCTTTCTCATTCGTGATCTCGTGCCTCAGTTGGACGATCAGATCAACTGGCGACTGCCGCTTGGTAATTTCATGATCGCGCTATGTGAGAACGCAAGCGGGGGCGCGCTCACGCTTCGCCCCGGCCGATGGAGCCGTTACCGTCCGCAGGTCTCGGTGATCATGTGCACTTGGAACGCTATGCAGTTCCTGCAAGAGGCGCTGGACAGTGTATTTGGGCAAACGTTCCAGGATTTCGAGTTCGTGGTAGTGGACAACGGCTCGCGGGACGGAACCCGAGAACGCCTACAGGAGCTGCACGCCGACGGCAAGCTCAAGCTCGTGAGCCTGGAAGACAACATTGGCGTGAGCCGCGGCCTCATCGTCGCATTGGTGCATTCGCGGGGCCGATTCATAGCGCGCATGGACGCGGACGACCTCTCGCGCCCGCAGCGGCTTGAACGGCAAATCCGGTACCTCATGGATCACCCGGAAGTGTGCTTGCTGGGCGCCCGTGCGGTTCTGATTGACGCCGAAGGCAAGGACTTGGGGCGCTTCTTCGGAACGGTCCACACCCACGAGGAGATTGTCAAGGCCATGGAGAGGGAATGCCCCTTGGCTCACGGCTCGATTATGTTTCGCCGTGAGTTGCTGCGAGAGGGTGGCATCTATGACCTCGATTATGACGAGGCGGAGGATTACGATCTATACACGCGCGTGTGCCATCAGCAAAGAATGGCGGTGCTGGATGAGGTGCTGTTCGAGCACCGCCAGCACGGTGCGCAGGCTACCAAGGCTCGCTGGCGGACGGTGGAGGCCTGGGCCAAGTCGGTGCGCTGGGCCCACTGGTTTCGCAATGTGCAGAGAGCACGCAGGGAAGGGGCTCAAGGCGACAGGTAGCCGACGGTTCTACTCGTTTGTGTCGGCGGGGGCCATGACGACAGCTCCGCATGGCATGTACGAGATGCCAGCGCGCCGCCTGGCACACACGCAGTGCAGGCGAGCCAATAAGGGGCTAGCCGCTTGGAGCACAAGAGGACATCATGGTCACGACGGGCTCAACGACCTGCGTGGGCTTCAATCTGCAGCCGTAGTCGGGCTTCGTTGATACCTGGACCGGGATACACACCGCAGTGGTGGGCATCGGACTGCCGCCGGGACTACCTGCCTCCTGTTTATGACAGCATCAGGGAGGACGACCATGTGTGCTGACCTGCTGATCTGGGATGAAGACCTGCGCTTCCAGGCCGTGTTGAGCGAAGTGCAGGAGCATACCATCCTTGACGTCCCCAGATGCTACATCCTGTGGCAACTCGGCAAGACGGTAAGTGCCATCACAGGGGATGCCGCCGAGCTGGGCGTGTACCGAGGGGGCACGGCGAAGTTGCTGGCAAAGGCGTGTCCGGGCAGGACATTGCACCTGTTCGACCCGTTCACGGGTCTACCCGCCCCATCCTTGATCGACGTGATGGGCGAGGGCGAGTTTATTGACACGTCGTTGGAGCAGGTGGAAGACTACCTGCGCGATTGCCGAGATGTCCGCATCTATCCCGGCCTGTTCCCCGAGACCGCGCGCCCGACGAAAGACGCGCAATTCTGCTTCGTCCACGTCGATGCTGACCTCTATCGGTCTGTGCTGGACGCCTGCATCTGGTCTTATCCAAGGTTGCGTCCGGGCGGGGTCATGGTCTTCGATGACCACGGTTGGAGTTGTAGTCCGGGAGCGAAACAGGCCGTGGATGAGTTCTTTGCGGACCGGCCTGAGTACCCTGTGTATCTGCCCACTGGACAGGCGGTAGTGATTCGCCACCACGCCGCGACGGATTCGACCGGAAGTCCGCGCGGTTGGTGGAGGCGGCGCAGAAGGTGATCAGACACCTCGAGTGGTCGCATCCACAAGCGAGGTTGGCCGCCGACCTCTGCCGCGCGCGCGGGCCGTCTGTCGGGTTGAGTTGGCGGCCCCCGATAACGCCCACATAGCTGGCGCGCCCGGGTGCAACCTCGAGCAAACGAGCGCAAGGCGGGCGCGGCCTGGCCATTCTCAACCTGGGCAGTGTGCCGCAGGGTACGGGCGTCGGCCATCGCTAGCGCAGCGCGCACCCCCCGAAAGCACGGTCCCATCTTCACCTCGCCCTCCTGCTTGTGGTACAATGCGCGTCACCAAGAACGTACCTGCTGCCGAAACGAGGGGACATCGGCCATGGTCAGCAGAATGCGTCGCATCGCCGTGCTCAGTCGCTTGGCACCGCTGAGTTG
This genomic stretch from Armatimonadota bacterium harbors:
- a CDS encoding glycosyltransferase, translated to MGATPVAFEEVERWVQERAYDMMYTAGVNEQLDYLRWFTRINAEVNPSAPMLIGGSAALSLREKLVERSLAHGLVLGEPEWVLTAVVKALREERSLVDVPGLVVRDRDQIVATGASPLSADLSGLPRAAWELFPVREYLGRRHVRGLRYVTGALPVLVGRGCPYQCIYCLNPESRQVRYRDLEDCIAEVDDLHQRLGLRHIMFRGLTVPADDEASTGLAAGMAERPHLTWEISTRIDLMTAERLQEFKSAGCIFVEYEPEVLDQGDAAEIRRFVDLDRVRQVLSAHRAQGVPFALPRLVCAYAGEVPAVSAEFAQLLHSPACDPTVVRFYPGTDLHQRLTSWRVLDEDSDPEAYLASLLEGTLGPPPLDPLQRTEVERRLAESPRLERQLPRLPNRPRVAVIAAARTAAVVEAIAAAETEYPTGQFLVAASPSTAAQLAWIENEGVRLVDYRQSGTVGLLRAVQATRPHLVIVATDETSGRYSKAKLLAMLSGSRRLAVYDGVTRKHLRFAPELCRDIATRLHLPQRSSPSQGHLSQPTRGEASLLDRPTERMFPEVAPEMGRLLHVARYRFAARFIDSGDRVLDCACGTGYGSALLAQAGACVTGVDRSHTAVRYATYRHGDTGVTFTVADATKLPYPDDFFDVVVSFETIEHIPDDQAFLAEMSRVLKPHGLLIVSTPWQPWSGEIWPYHVREYTRPEYESVLGERFLIRDLVPQLDDQINWRLPLGNFMIALCENASGGALTLRPGRWSRYRPQVSVIMCTWNAMQFLQEALDSVFGQTFQDFEFVVVDNGSRDGTRERLQELHADGKLKLVSLEDNIGVSRGLIVALVHSRGRFIARMDADDLSRPQRLERQIRYLMDHPEVCLLGARAVLIDAEGKDLGRFFGTVHTHEEIVKAMERECPLAHGSIMFRRELLREGGIYDLDYDEAEDYDLYTRVCHQQRMAVLDEVLFEHRQHGAQATKARWRTVEAWAKSVRWAHWFRNVQRARREGAQGDR
- a CDS encoding TylF/MycF/NovP-related O-methyltransferase, with the translated sequence MCADLLIWDEDLRFQAVLSEVQEHTILDVPRCYILWQLGKTVSAITGDAAELGVYRGGTAKLLAKACPGRTLHLFDPFTGLPAPSLIDVMGEGEFIDTSLEQVEDYLRDCRDVRIYPGLFPETARPTKDAQFCFVHVDADLYRSVLDACIWSYPRLRPGGVMVFDDHGWSCSPGAKQAVDEFFADRPEYPVYLPTGQAVVIRHHAATDSTGSPRGWWRRRRR